The stretch of DNA TTTTGACAACATCTATGGCTTCTTTATCTCCAATTTAACTGGCTTGATATGTATTTTGGCCATTCAGACCATCCTCAATGTGCTAATATGCACAAAACAGTCATCTACACCAAAAACTGCATATAGACGTTACTTGGCCACCATACTGCATAATGTTAACTTCTATTCGGCAAATCCAGATGTGAATTCCaagtaaagttttaatttttgcaaaaagaaacatttgcAATGGAAATAAATGTCttgtaatgattttctttttttagatgCTACAGATCAATTGTGGCTGTGAGAAAGAAGCATATAAGAGCTTCGAAATATGCTCAAAAGCACGGTATGGGGATGGTTACGCAAAAAGATATGGCCCTAACACAATTTGGTTTTCTAGGGTAATTTTACGATATTTTCTTATCCCTTTACGAGCTTTTATTTGACAAACATTTTAACGTCTTCTTGCAGATTTGTTCTTGTACAGCCAAAGATGATGGGAATTCGGGAGGATGGAGAGAATTTTGAGGCTCTCGTGCATTTTTGGCGAGTCATTGGCTATATGTTGGGCATAGAAAATGAATACAACGTTTGTACAGACTCTCTGAGCACAACACTACCTAGACTACGGCTTATAGTTGCAGATGTAATAGCACCTTGCCTTAAGAATCATCCACAGAAATTTCATGAGATGGTTCAGCCCATGATCTCAGGTCTATGGTGCTTTAATCCCTTCCTAACTACTCCGGCCTTTACATACCTCACCTATCGTGCTGCTGGAGTACCCGGATACTACTACGGCAAAGAAGAGCAATCATTGGAGATTCAGCGCTACAAAAATTCTCCGGAAAATTGTTTGGAATATCCGGAAAATGATGGATATAGTCCAACGTACAAGGAAATGTCCTGGTGGAGTCGCTTTGTTGTAGGATTCGTAATTTACATCCTCGAAACACTCATCTATGGAAGTATTATTTTTCGATGGATTTTCAACAATAACATCAACACATCCCTTTTCATTATCAAATGGTTTCCCTTCTTGGCTATCCCTAGATTTGGTTTTCAAGCATCATACGTGCGAATTCTCACTAGAGATGATGATTGAAAGGATAGAATGTTGCTTTTTCTATaagaattgcattttaaaagaaaaattataccCGATTCTAAAGAGTTTGTTACTCATTaagtatttttcattgagCACTAAAACCAgccgaaaaatatttaattcattttacaatgctttttttcttaattattagGTCCGGTGTACTAATAGAATCTTGCCTAAAACTTGCATCATATgccagttttttttgtttagttttataaattattgtctatttgaataaaatgtgCAGTAAGATTAAACTCCTAACATTGGAGATTATATTTTCGTAGCTCTTACGGTTCATTTTTGGGTATTTCTAGACACCTAAAAGGTTTAGAAAACATGctgcaaaataattcaagtAGATTATGGATCAGAATAAAACATAAGGTTGGCTCTTGAACTATCAACAAACTCTTTAAATATCGTAGccttttttatgaaaactcattgatttttttttaactaatatGTTATTAGGTACTCATTCCAAATTGGGAATCTTGTGATATTGGATACTCTTTaatggaatatttaattttgttattctgtttaaaaaaaatgaaaagtatcttttaaaagaaagataaCGATATTTTATTAGGATGCcgaaatagttttttttttattttatgaaataatgtaaaattgtaTTACCTTTAGTTTTGGAGTTTTAGATGCttgatgtttatttttgttgaCACGAATAATGAACAATATCTCCATTTGGGTAACGAATAAATGCACTTTGATTGCCGAATTTCTTCTTGCAACTTGGACAAACGCTGTATTCGGAGATGACAACTGTATTGGATTCATTTTGGATGCGATCTTCATGGATTTGTAGGTGTTCAGCATGAAGAAGTCCACATAAAACTTGAGTCTTTCTCTTCTGCTCCAATTGGTGTTGCAACGCAGTTTCCAAGAACGTACGAAGACGAAGAAGGGATATATTGTCAGGAAGGATCTGCCAATAGAAATCAAGATTCTTTAATTAGAGAAAAccaattaaaatagaaaaaaataaataaacataccTGAAGTACAGCAAGAGGTTGTACTTTTTTGGCATCCCTTTCGAGGATCTCCAAAACCGTCTCAATATCAGGTGTTAGACATTTTGGATGGAGAGGAACACCACTGTAGGGAGGTGAGGTTGGAGGCGTCAAAAGCGTTCTGCGTGATgtgtaaataatataaattgaaattagcATTATTATCACGTCCCCAATACGACATTCAATAGAGAGAACCATCTTTAAAACATCCATACACGTACTCTCTACCCACATAACAATCCCACtcaaaagaagcaaaagaataATGGCTAGGCCCCAAGTACTCTCCAAAATTGTCCGTgatcacgatttttttttgatacaaTACAATGAAATTTGTAATGCAAAGATTTACAGAATTCCAcacatttttgtaaattttgatAAGGGAATCTAAACAAGATAGAAGTGGAATATTAACTCACTTGATGAGTAATACAAAAATCTCATCTCTCCGGGAATCCTTGCTTGCATAGACTTCGTCACAATATTTGATAGCCTTATCAACATCGCCGAGAATTTGAATGTAAATTGCAAGAACTTTTTCATGCTTCTCCAGCTTTCCCAGAATTATTGCACGCTCCTCGAAGAGATCTTGGTATGGGAAGTCCCCAAGAACCGTTTCAGGATTATACTTTGTTGATTTCTTCAGAAAATCCAACAACATTGCTCTCACATTCTTCACATGAGCCTCCTTTTCCTTCGATGAATCACCAATTTCCATATCCTGCTTCAATTCTTTCACAATATCCCTATACTGTTGAATGAGAATATTGTGAAAGATCGGTTTGGATTCATTCCACACGTGAATCACGTGCTCCAAGTAGGGGACAACAAGTTGTTTATGATTCTTCAGCAGATAATCGAGTACTTCGGCTCTTGGAAGATTTTCCACTTCTTGAATGTCTTCAGTAAAGATCTTTAGCCCATCTTCAGGGTATTTTTCCAACACCCATCcggcaaattcaaaaatcaaccCCTTATGCTCACTGCCCAAGTGTTGGAGATACTGAATGGTGCGCTCGTGTCCGTAGAGATTCGATCCTGATTCTTCAGCTTGCGAATGCAGGAGTTGTAATGCTTTCTTGTGCTGACCCTTTGTCTGATAGAGAATAATGAGTTCCCCGAATTTTTGATACTTCTTCAGTATCCGCTCGGATTCTTCCAAATGGCAATAGTTGCGTCGCAATAGTGGTGCCACAAATGAATCATTTGTCTGCAAGTAACACTTGAGCATGGTGGTGTCAATGATTGAGAGCAGAGGGGAGAGTTTCCCAAAAGGTTTCGCTGAATCAGCAGGTCCACTCTGGAGCTCCTTCCTTATTTTAAATCGTACCTCCGTAAGGTAATCAATCAGCGCTAAAAGTCCATTCTCGAGATCACGATCGTCTAACTTTGGTAGTACTGCCCCACCCACAACTACTGAAGGTGATTTATCTTTCTCCTGTGGGAGTAAATCCGGAAAGAGGCGAATAACATCACATGGGTCTGTCTCGAGTTTAGCAAACTCTTTCATTGACTCGCGAAAGCGTTTGTTGGCAAACAAATCGAACGCATAGAGTGTCTGTATCTGATGAATCTTCTCCTTCTTGTCCTCCTCGCTCTCTtgagaaatattcttaagaagaagccaaaaaagaaacgttattTATAATGTGTTGCCACATACGGAAGCATGCCAATGTTAGCAatagaaatgaatttatttagtcaATATTTGCTAATTCATTCAGACTCTAGTAGTATTTACTCATAACTTCTAAAATTCTCAAACTTACCGTCAGTTGGAGCGCTAGTTGGAAGTTTTTCTGCTGCAATAAATTATGTCTCTGCTTGGGGATATCAGTCATCTGGATGCGCCACAATTGTCCAAGAGATGCAACAAAGATCAATCCCCTCTGAGTGCGGATGAGCAATCGAGCTCTCAGTAATTCTGGAATGGACTGAACAAGGGTTTCTTTGCTGGATCCCGAATCAAGTGTCCTAATCTCAACGGTGTCATTTAGTAGTGCTACAATGAAGGGTTCATCCCACACTAGTGCCTGTACTGGGCTAGTCCATGCAATAGACTTTATCACTTTAGACGCTTCTTGATCACCAGTGAAATCCTCCGGTTTTACAGAACCCTTTGTCTTATCGGCCTCCTGAGCGGCCAAGTCAACTGGATCCACAGGAATGATAAATTCATCTTTGGCAAGAACAAAACGATCATTATCAATTATTGTTATGCACGGATCAACAGTACGGGATGAGCTTGTGGGgaataaatctcttttatcGGGATCCTTGTCTGTCAGCGTATACAGAACGTACTCAGTTTTAAATCCAACACAAATTGTATCCAGAGACCAGCAGAGAGACTTTGGAATATCATTGAGCTCAATGTCTGGTGCATAATCAATGAATTGATTGTCATTGTGTCTCCAGCACCAGAATTTGAGTCTCCTCTTCACCGCTACGCACATCCGGACGATTAGTGTGGTTTCCCCGGTGAGGCATTTAATTCTCTTGTAGTTGAGACAGAAAACTGACGCCCCCTTACTCTTGACCACACTAAAGACAAGGGGGAAATTTGTTCTGCTGATGTCATTTACATTTATCTGATTATCCGTGAGGCTCACGAGTAGCTGATATTCCGGAATAACTTCAATCTGCACAATGGGTTTCTTGCTGAAGTTCTTATCATACTGCAGCAATTGCAGGTCCATCTTTATCTCTGTTTCACTCTCATTTTGTTGAATCAAGTACATGAGCAAGTGCCCGAGTTTTGTGCCCAAAATCACATAATTATCTGAAAttagaattgttttatttttttcaatttattcacagcattataaacatttttagctCACTGTATCCTGTGATGCATTCAATTTGGACTCCTATTTTTGCTGCCTGCGACACTGTGTAAGCCTCATGCATTATTTTAAGTGAAAActactttattttctctctaaattcTGTAGAAATATCGGGATAAACAccaaaagataagaaaatgagAATGTTTATGAATGAACTGAGTCAGTCAAGTTCGAACAACAGCTGATtcgaaattgaaattttcgatAATCGAATTCCAGAAAATCAGCTGTTTTgtgttttggaaaatttattttcttttttgataaCAAAACCTTATTGCAAATTCTCTTACACAAAAACTCCCTCATAATGCCGTCAATAATAGGAAGTGAGTATCTGCGACAAGAATCTCTAGCAGAGGACCCATGGAGAGATGCTGAACTTTATCAGCCGTACGAAGCAGAGACAATCCTACTTCCTGAAAATTCTGCATGTTTGGCCGTGAAGACTTATCTGCAGGTGAGAATTCTAATCCTGCTTGGCATACGTtcttgatataaaaaaatactctgTTACCTTTCCTGTGTAGATGTGCAAACTCCCCTTTGACGTGAAATTCGCCACAAATGCTGAATATATGTCATCCGGAGGGAGAACAACGAAGTTACCTTTCCTCCGGGTAGGTGCTTTCTTTGCATCAGAATTCGAGCCAATTGTGAATCTGGTGGAAAATAAGGGTATAAGCTTAACAGAAGACCTGACGGAGTTTGAAAGATCCGAAGCCAGGGCTTACTTGTCTCTTACGGATAATATCTTCACGTACGCAGAGGTAAGCCTCTAAATGTTTAATCATTCTCAATGCAGCTTTTAATCATTGATCATTTGTTCTCAATAGCTGTATATCAGCTACATGGATGAAGATGTTTATGAGAATGTTACAAAACCACGAACAGCTTCAGCCTACAATCCACTCCTTGGCGTCATTCAGAACTGGCGAAAGAAGCGCCATGCTCTGAAACAACTGGATGCAATGGACTGGAAAGATCTCACCATGGAGGAAGTGGTTGAAAAAGTAGCAACATGCTGTAATACTTTAGACTCAAAATTGGGAGACAAACCCTTCATGTTCGGAGATAAGTGAGTATTTTCAGGGCTATTTATTCCTGAACAAAATGGCATAATTGATCATTCTTTTCATATTCACAGACCTGTTGAGTTAGACGCCATGGCATTTGGTCACATCTTCTCTATCCTAACAACACCTTTGCCGAACAATAAATTGGCAGAAACCATTCGTATGTATCCGGGACTCGTGGAATTCTGCAAGCGTGTTGAGTCGAAATACTTTGTTCAGTTTCATTTCTAGGCCTCCACCTTCCCTACACATCAAGTAGACATTTGTTTAAATtgtacacagaaaaaaatatattttgttgaaaaagaactttttattagTAGTTAGATAGTTCCAGACGCGGAACTACATTCATACTCGTTAGTTCTTGGAAGAGAAGTTTGCAAGCATACGGCATGGAGATCTTGGAGACACTAGCCGAAGAT from Lutzomyia longipalpis isolate SR_M1_2022 chromosome 1, ASM2433408v1 encodes:
- the LOC129797131 gene encoding uncharacterized protein LOC129797131 encodes the protein MHTFANGYSSGDANESQSEAHQYLNRLLNDGAKKEVDVDVDSYEIKLPSFYDKVKFERARKFYFDNIYGFFISNLTGLICILAIQTILNVLICTKQSSTPKTAYRRYLATILHNVNFYSANPDVNSKCYRSIVAVRKKHIRASKYAQKHGMGMVTQKDMALTQFGFLGFVLVQPKMMGIREDGENFEALVHFWRVIGYMLGIENEYNVCTDSLSTTLPRLRLIVADVIAPCLKNHPQKFHEMVQPMISGLWCFNPFLTTPAFTYLTYRAAGVPGYYYGKEEQSLEIQRYKNSPENCLEYPENDGYSPTYKEMSWWSRFVVGFVIYILETLIYGSIIFRWIFNNNINTSLFIIKWFPFLAIPRFGFQASYVRILTRDDD
- the LOC129797129 gene encoding vam6/Vps39-like protein, which produces MHEAYTVSQAAKIGVQIECITGYNNYVILGTKLGHLLMYLIQQNESETEIKMDLQLLQYDKNFSKKPIVQIEVIPEYQLLVSLTDNQINVNDISRTNFPLVFSVVKSKGASVFCLNYKRIKCLTGETTLIVRMCVAVKRRLKFWCWRHNDNQFIDYAPDIELNDIPKSLCWSLDTICVGFKTEYVLYTLTDKDPDKRDLFPTSSSRTVDPCITIIDNDRFVLAKDEFIIPVDPVDLAAQEADKTKGSVKPEDFTGDQEASKVIKSIAWTSPVQALVWDEPFIVALLNDTVEIRTLDSGSSKETLVQSIPELLRARLLIRTQRGLIFVASLGQLWRIQMTDIPKQRHNLLQQKNFQLALQLTNISQESEEDKKEKIHQIQTLYAFDLFANKRFRESMKEFAKLETDPCDVIRLFPDLLPQEKDKSPSVVVGGAVLPKLDDRDLENGLLALIDYLTEVRFKIRKELQSGPADSAKPFGKLSPLLSIIDTTMLKCYLQTNDSFVAPLLRRNYCHLEESERILKKYQKFGELIILYQTKGQHKKALQLLHSQAEESGSNLYGHERTIQYLQHLGSEHKGLIFEFAGWVLEKYPEDGLKIFTEDIQEVENLPRAEVLDYLLKNHKQLVVPYLEHVIHVWNESKPIFHNILIQQYRDIVKELKQDMEIGDSSKEKEAHVKNVRAMLLDFLKKSTKYNPETVLGDFPYQDLFEERAIILGKLEKHEKVLAIYIQILGDVDKAIKYCDEVYASKDSRRDEIFVLLIKTLLTPPTSPPYSGVPLHPKCLTPDIETVLEILERDAKKVQPLAVLQILPDNISLLRLRTFLETALQHQLEQKRKTQVLCGLLHAEHLQIHEDRIQNESNTVVISEYSVCPSCKKKFGNQSAFIRYPNGDIVHYSCQQK
- the LOC129797132 gene encoding metaxin-2-like, with translation MPSIIGSEYLRQESLAEDPWRDAELYQPYEAETILLPENSACLAVKTYLQMCKLPFDVKFATNAEYMSSGGRTTKLPFLRVGAFFASEFEPIVNLVENKGISLTEDLTEFERSEARAYLSLTDNIFTYAELYISYMDEDVYENVTKPRTASAYNPLLGVIQNWRKKRHALKQLDAMDWKDLTMEEVVEKVATCCNTLDSKLGDKPFMFGDKPVELDAMAFGHIFSILTTPLPNNKLAETIRMYPGLVEFCKRVESKYFVQFHF